From one Lotus japonicus ecotype B-129 chromosome 3, LjGifu_v1.2 genomic stretch:
- the LOC130745066 gene encoding F-box/kelch-repeat protein At3g23880-like, producing MEPPPFLPEELRLEILSWLPVKSLVRFRCVSHSWKSTISDSQFIKLHLHRSSSTRKADFAHLRSLINSPWESRSATTVAVPDEYDFGGTCNGLICLFTLLKYDIENHEFSYLFRLWNPATRSMSQYSPPLRFTRPCYFGFGYDSSTDTYKVVVVTLQRNGVRTVNVYNKGDTCWRTIQVSHLPFMYPQGRVVYVSNTLNWLAIRPDVDENDRAQLINSYTILTFDLGKENCAQLSLPYFTRLSVRFIPILGVLRGCLCISLMDTKMSFMIWQMKEFGVCDSWTMLLNITLSESIFQNINLWPDFAMYMSNNGDALLISKSCQTAPYALLYTQKENKLEVTGIANDIVDCYAHNYIESLVPPC from the coding sequence ATGGAACCGCCACCGTTTCTCCCCGAAGAACTCCGGCTAGAAATCTTATCATGGCTTCCGGTGAAATCTCTAGTACGATTCAGGTGTGTGTCTCATTCATGGAAGTCTACCATCTCTGATTCTCAGTTCATCAAACTCCACCTTCACCGATCGTCTTCTACAAGAAAAGCAGATTTCGCCCACCTCCGATCACTGATAAATTCGCCATGGGAAAGCCGTTCAGCCACCACTGTAGCAGTCCCCGATGAGTACGACTTCGGTGGAACCTGCAACGGCTTGATTTGTTTGTTTACATTATTAAAATATGACATTGAAAATCATGAATTCTCCTACCTATTCCGTTTATGGAACCCAGCTACAAGGTCAATGTCTCAATATTCGCCACCTCTACGTTTCACCCGCCCTTGTTATTTTGGGTTTGGTTATGATTCTTCAACTGACACCTACAAGGTGGTGGTAGTGACGCTCCAAAGGAATGGGGTGAGAACGGTGAATGTTTACAACAAAGGTGATACTTGTTGGAGAACAATTCAAGTTTCCCATCTTCCGTTTATGTATCCTCAAGGTCGTGTAGTTTATGTGAGCAACACCCTTAATTGGTTAGCAATTCGACCAGATGTTGATGAGAACGATCGTGCTCAACTTATCAACTCGTACACAATTTTGACATTTGATTTGGGGAAAGAAAATTGTGCACAACTATCATTGCCTTATTTTACTCGACTTAGCGTCAGATTTATACCAATTCTTGGGGTTTTGAGAGGTTGCCTATGTATTTCTCTTATGGACACgaaaatgtcttttatgatttggCAAATGAAGGAGTTTGGAGTGTGCGACTCTTGGACTATGTTGCTTAACATTACTCTCTCTGAAAgcatttttcaaaatattaatcTTTGGCCCGATTTCGCAATGTACATGTCTAATAACGGTGATGCCCTATTGATATCAAAATCGTGTCAGACCGCACCCTATGCACTTCTCTATACCcagaaagaaaacaaattagAAGTCACAGGCATTGCTAACGACATCGTTGATTGCTATGCCCATAATTACATTGAAAGCTTGGTTCCACCTTGTTGA
- the LOC130743061 gene encoding F-box/kelch-repeat protein At3g23880-like — protein MEPPQFLPEELRLEILSWLPVKSLVRFRCVSKSWKSIISDSQFIKLHLHRSSSTTRNTDFAYLQSLITSPRKSRSASTIAIPDDYDFCGTCNGLVCLHSSKYDRKDKYTSHVRLWNPAMRSMSQRSPPLYLPIVYDSYFGFDYDSSTDTYKVVAVAVALSWDTLETMVNVYNIGDDTCWRTIPVSHLPSMYLKDDDAVYVNNTLNRLAILPNVEDRDRCTILSFDFGKESCAQLPLPYCPQSRYDFYRTWPTLGVLRDCLCICQKDKNMHFVVWQMKEFGLYKSWTLLFNIAGYAYDIPCRFFAMYMSENGDALLLSKLAVSQPQAVLYTQKDNKLEVTDVANYIFNCYAMNYIESLVPPC, from the coding sequence ATGGAACCGCCACAGTTTCTCCCTGAAGAACTCCGGCTAGAAATCTTGTCATGGCTTCCGGTGAAATCTCTGGTGCGATTCAGGTGTGTGTCTAAGTCATGGAAGTCTATCATCTCCGATTCTCAATTCATCAAACTCCACCTTCATCGATCATCTTCTACAACAAGAAACACAGATTTCGCCTACCTCCAATCACTGATAACTTCGCCACGGAAAAGCCGTTCAGCCTCCACTATAGCAATCCCCGATGACTACGACTTCTGTGGAACCTGCAACGGGTTGGTTTGTTTGCATTCATCCAAATACGACCGTAAAGATAAATACACCTCTCATGTCCGTTTATGGAACCCAGCTATGAGGTCAATGTCTCAACGTTCGCCACCTCTATATTTGCCCATCGTCTACGACAGCTATTTTGGGTTTGATTATGATTCTTCAACTGACACCTACAAGGTGGTGGCAGTGGCAGTGGCGCTCTCTTGGGACACATTGGAGACAATGGTGAATGTTTACAACATAGGCGATGATACTTGTTGGAGAACAATTCCAGTTTCCCATCTTCCCTCTATGTATCTTAAAGATGATGATGCAGTTTATGTGAATAACACTCTTAATCGGTTAGCAATTCTACCAAATGTTGAAGATCGTGACCGGTGCACAATTTTGTCATTTGATTTTGGGAAAGAAAGTTGTGCACAACTACCATTGCCTTATTGTCCTCAAAGTAGATATGACTTCTACCGCACTTGGCCAACTCTTGGGGTTTTGAGAGATTGCTTATGTATTTGTCAAAAAGACAAGAATATGCATTTTGTGGTTTGGCAAATGAAAGAATTTGGACTGTACAAGTCTTGGACTCTCTTGTTTAACATTGCTGGCTATGCATATGATATTCCCTGTCGCTTTTTTGCAATGTACATGTCTGAGAATGGCGATGCCTTGTTGTTGTCAAAATTGGCTGTGTCCCAACCCCAAGCGGTTCTCTATACCCAGAAAGACAATAAATTAGAAGTCACAGATGTTGCTAACTACATCTTTAATTGCTATGCCATGAATTACATTGAAAGTTTGGTTCCACCTTGTTGA